Genomic segment of Bdellovibrio bacteriovorus:
TCATGCAGGCATTTGACAAAGAGATGCCATGCAAATTGTAGCCATGTTCAACGACAGCATCGCGATCCGCGAAGATCTGACTCCAGGAACTTCCAGCATGAACGGCGAACGCACTTGAAGAAATAACCAATGTTAGTAGAGAAACAAATACTGATTTCATAAAATACCTTTTTTCTGTTGTTTTAGTGTTTTTCAAAGTTGCGCAACAGCCATGGAATGTTCCGCAAAATTTCCGGTAACGTAGCGGAACACTCCGCGAACAGTCTAAATACAAAAATGTAATTGTGGTTCAGCAGGTAAAAAGAAAGTGTGTGGTCTGAACGTACCCAGAAAAGAAGTGTCGAATTAAAGATTTTCAAATCCGAAATTTGCGAGACACTGAAGACGCTCCTATACCGGAAATTTGGAGGAGTTCGATGCTTCACGAGAACGTACGACAAATCGCTGTGGCCTTTGAGCTTGCGGGCATTGGCACCATTATTATTGGTGCCATTTATTCTACTGGAAAATATTTAAAACACTATTTTAATAAAGATCCGGAAGGATATCGCAAGTATCGCAGCGGTATGGGAAACGCCATTCTATTGGGACTGGAATTATTGGTTGCCGGAGACATTATCGGAACCGTCGCCGTTGAGCCCACTTATCAAAATTTAGGAGTGTTGGGCCTTATCGTTTTGATTCGAACTTTTTTAAGTTGGTCTTTGAGCGTAGAGATTCATGGGCGTTGGCCTTGGCAGGAAAACAACAAAGACCTTAAAGAATAATTTTAAAAAAGAAAATCCGACTCAAAAGTTTAGAGAGACTTTGAATTCTTAAGCGCAAGCCATTCTTCTTCATACAAAGAGACATCTGGCTTTTTTATTTTTTCTGGAGCGGGGCTGACGTATTCCGCCTTCACTCCGTCCCAACCGATGTAGTGACGAGTCAACCCTTCTTGCCCGACCTCGAAGTTCGGCACAAGATACGTTTTTCCTCCACCGTTCGGAATATCTAAAGAAAGATTCGGCATCGCGAGTCCGGAAAGATGACCCCACAACTCTTTTTGAATCTCTAATGAGTCTTCAACAGATGTCCGCAAGTGATCGGTACCAATCGAAGGATCGCATTGGAACATGTAATAAGGCTTCACACGTAAATAAAGCAAACGACGATTTAAAGCTTGGACAATTGCAGGATGATTGTTGATGCCGTTAAGTAAAACCATTTGATTCATCACCGGAACGCCGTTATCGACGAATCTTTCCAAAGCTTCAACAGCTTCCGCTGTGAGTTCTCGCGGATGATTGAAATGAGACATTAAAAAGACGGGCTTGTGTTTCTTTAAAATCCTCACCAAGTCATCTGTCACACGCATAGGACATACCACAGGCATACGGGAACCAATGCGAATGATTTCGATGTGCTCAATATTTCTTAGGTCCGTCAGTACACGGTCAAGTTGCGCATCACTGACAGTTAAAGGATCTCCGCCAGAAAGAATAACTTCGCGAAGGCCCGTGTGTTTGCGGATGTAGTTGAGCGCTTGCTCGTATTCGTCGTTTTTAATAAACGCTTGTTCTTGTCCGGTGAAATGTTTACGCGTGCAAAAGCGACAATAAACACTGCAGATATCCGTGATCAAAAATAAGGCGCGATCCGAATAGCGATGAATCACGCGAGGCGCGGGATTATTTCTTTTCTCTCCCAAAGGATCGAGCATCTGCTGCAAGCCTTCTTCGATTTCATATTTTTGCGGCATTAAGATCTGACGGATCGAATCGCCAGGCTCCCCCGCAAGGCTTGCGTAGTAAGGCGTTGTGCGAATATTAAAAAGTTCTTTACCACCTTGAAAAGCCAGACGCTCTTCTTCGGAAAGCGTGAAGTGTTTTTCAAAATCGCTTTGCGTTTTCAAGCTATGGCGAAGCTGCCAGGTCCAATTATTCCAATCAGACTGGGAAACATGCTCTGGCTTAGGGCTTCGAGGGAAATGAAACTTCATCGTCGTGGTTATGAATGAAACTGAGTTAATAGGCAAGACGTCTTATAAAAGTGACGTGAATGGGCGCTTTCAGGGTGTTTTTCAAAGTTGGCGGTCGTCAGCTCTAAATCACTGATTTCAGGTGTTTTTTTAGCCTTCTCAGGGTGGGACACCAGAAGTTTTACAGAGAGCCACTTGCGATTCCCTATTCTCAACATGAGAACCCTTTGAAATTTTCATCACTTACCCCCTCTGGCACCAAGCCCTCAAGTTGGCGCGGCCCTCGCTTTACATCAGGTTAGGAAAAAGGGTCTGGAAGACCCATATATAGGAGGACTTATGAAAACTTTCACTTACCCAACACACAAATGGGTCTTAACGGCGACACTGCTCGCTGTGCTAGGTTTAAATGTATCTTTCAACACTCATACTGCGGGAGTGGCGTCTGCTGACTTCGCCTCTACAGAAGGTGAAGGCATCACGCCATCAAAAATCTACACCGCCGACGGTGTGGTCCCAGTAAAATACATTGATAACGGTGAAGACAAAGTCCTCGCGTTAGTTCCAAAGAAAATGACAGAAGGTAAAGCCTGCGACTCTTGCGGCTACGAATCCTATCCATTAAGTGTAAAAAACAAAGAAGACATCGACAGCTTGAATGTCGCATTGATGAAAGCCATCGGCGCCCGCTTGACGACTCAGGAAAAACCGAAGGCGGAGGCGACGCAGGAAGTGGAAGCGTCGGGCGATGCCAAGATCAATCCATTCGCATCTCTGGAAAAATGTGACGACAAGAAAAGCAACTCTGACGTTCTTTCTTGCCGTACTACTAAATATATCCGCATTCTTAAATCAAACGCGAAATCGATCAATAAAGAAGACGCTTATGATTACTACAAAGAAAATATCGAATCTTTGATCTTGAGCGAAATCGCTGAATCTCGTCGCATCGTAAACGGCCAAAGAAGAGCATCCGTAATGCCAGGCCAATGGAGCTTCTTCAGCGAATCTGATTCCGCGATGAAAGATCCTGCGGCAATGCGTGATGAAGCACTTAAACTTGTACGCGAATTGATCAGCGGCGTTCCAGGCAAATTCGAAGATGTAAGAAGAAGATTGATTTCTGCCGAGTCAGAGATGATCCGCGCCGAAGCTCTTGAACTACAACAAACATATGTTCAAGCTAGAGACACTAAAGATCCATATCTTGGAAACTATTTGTTCAACGAAGGTAACTACCGTAGAGCAGACCTTGAATCATTGCTGAATAATGTCCTAAGCCAAACACAAATGGGTCTTGAAGGTTTGAAATCTTCTGAGACAAGTGCGACTTTGAAGAACCAGTATATGACTGAAATCAACT
This window contains:
- a CDS encoding DUF1622 domain-containing protein, whose amino-acid sequence is MLHENVRQIAVAFELAGIGTIIIGAIYSTGKYLKHYFNKDPEGYRKYRSGMGNAILLGLELLVAGDIIGTVAVEPTYQNLGVLGLIVLIRTFLSWSLSVEIHGRWPWQENNKDLKE
- a CDS encoding KamA family radical SAM protein, which encodes MKFHFPRSPKPEHVSQSDWNNWTWQLRHSLKTQSDFEKHFTLSEEERLAFQGGKELFNIRTTPYYASLAGEPGDSIRQILMPQKYEIEEGLQQMLDPLGEKRNNPAPRVIHRYSDRALFLITDICSVYCRFCTRKHFTGQEQAFIKNDEYEQALNYIRKHTGLREVILSGGDPLTVSDAQLDRVLTDLRNIEHIEIIRIGSRMPVVCPMRVTDDLVRILKKHKPVFLMSHFNHPRELTAEAVEALERFVDNGVPVMNQMVLLNGINNHPAIVQALNRRLLYLRVKPYYMFQCDPSIGTDHLRTSVEDSLEIQKELWGHLSGLAMPNLSLDIPNGGGKTYLVPNFEVGQEGLTRHYIGWDGVKAEYVSPAPEKIKKPDVSLYEEEWLALKNSKSL